The following proteins are co-located in the Amphiprion ocellaris isolate individual 3 ecotype Okinawa chromosome 7, ASM2253959v1, whole genome shotgun sequence genome:
- the si:dkey-202g17.3 gene encoding 4F2 cell-surface antigen heavy chain, translated as MPLNAGDTSYGSVPGPGLQSAAGGSEAVPLLIPEPESGRQWEPMNRRELEVTAGGPGWRKVRCYLVLLFWLSWVSMLAVSIAIITISPRPVEAPLRWWQKSVFYQLEPELLLEARGSEGISAVCEQLPFLRSLGVGALILEGLFKKEASPLNLTAVGRNSGTEAQIQHLLLESNKAGVKVVLDFCELDLSGHQDAARNSHEPSNFSASVKHALRHWLEKGVAGFAICDTDAAYSEKTLLEWRGIFKEFSAEEEERIVVVKQTADILRPLNSSGQINATMVNVVMRSILPYSHHILSTQEVADAIEKHLQTQEGDLWPSWTVGGKTSHDLKKLLMVLMMTLPGSPAVQYDEQIDQTQHVYLEVDGETDEPSDTQAHPSLKDKRSAAALFTSLSRSRSREEALLYGSFTFLPFNTSSSSSSSNSTFSSPSSPPVLAFLRSWGCVHFLVLLNIGPEVHPLDPNWASNLPEAGVFVTSTGMDRLGSTSLDTLQLQPHEAIVIKLFKEGGYS; from the exons ATGCCTCTGAACGCAGGAGACACCAGCTACGGCAGCGTGCCAGGCCCCGGGCTGCAGAGCGCCGCGGGCGGCTCCGAGGCGGTCCCGCTGCTCATCCCGGAGCCGGAGTCCGGCCGGCAGTGGGAGCCCATGAACCGGCGGGAGCTGGAAGTGACCGCCGGTGGTCCTGGGTGGAGGAAAGTGCGGTGTTACCTGGTGCTGCTGTTCTGGTTGAGCTGGGTGTCCATGCTCGCCGTCTCCATCGCCATCATCACGATAAGCCCCCGACCGGTGGAGGCTCCGCTCCGCTGGTGGCAGAAGTCTGTGTTCTACCAGCTGGAGCCGGAACTGCTGCTGGAGGCCCGAGGGTCAGAGGGCATCAGTG CTGTGTGTGAGCAGCTTCCCTTCCTCCGGTCTTTGGGTGTCGGAGCTCTAATCTTGGAGGGTCTGTTTAAAAAGGAAGCATCTCCTTTAAACCTCACTGCTGTTGGCAGAAACTCGGGTACAGAGGCTCAGATCCAACATCTGCTCTTAGAGAGCAACAAAGCAG GTGTCAAAGTGGTGTTAGACTTCTGTGAACTGGATCTGTCGGGACATCAGGATGCAGCAAGAAACTCACACGAGCCGTCAAACTTTTCGGCTTCAGTAAAG CATGCACTCAGGCACTGGTTGGAGAAAGGTGTAGCCGGTTTTGCAATCTGTGACACCGATGCAGCATATTCAGAAAAG ACTCTGCTGGAGTGGAGAGGCATCTTCAAGGAGTTCAGcgctgaggaggaggaaag GATTGTGGTGGTGAAACAGACGGCAGACATTCTTCGTCCACTGAACAGCTCCGGTCAGATCAACGCTACGATGGTGAATGTGGTCATGAGGTCCATTCTGCCGTATTCACATCACATCCTGTCCACTCAGGAAGTGGCCGATGCAATAGAGAAACATCTGCAAACACAAGAAGGAGATCTGTGGCCCAGCTGGACT gttgGAGGTAAAACATCTCATGACTTGAAGAAGCTCCTCATGGTGCTGATGATGACTCTGCCAGGATCACCTGCGGTCCAGTATGACGAACAGATCGACCAAACACAG CATGTGTATCTAGAAGTGGATGGGGAGACGGATGAACCATCAGACACCCAGGCA CATCCATCCCTCAAGGACAAACGTTCGGCTGCAGCTCTCTTCACCTCCCTGAGCcgctccagatccagagaaGAAGCTCTCCTGTACGGCAGCTTCACCTTCCTCCCCTTCAACacttcctccagctcctcttcctCAAACTCCACTTTCtcctctccatcatctcctccagTCCTGGCCTTCCTGCGCTCCTGGGGTTGCGTCCATTTCCTCGTTTTGCTCAACATCGGGCCTGAGGTTCACCCTCTGGATCCTAACTGGGCCTCGAACCTGCCTGAAGCTGGAGTGTTTGTGACCAGCACAGGGATGGATCGCTTGGGCTCGACGTCTCTGGACACACTTCAACTGCAGCCGCATGAAGCCATCGTGATCAAACTGTTCAAGGAAGGAGGCTACTCGTAG
- the ppm1na gene encoding protein phosphatase, Mg2+/Mn2+ dependent, 1Na (putative) → MRTARRASNVEVPSFLRQLVKETEKMVTFFFKGGSRETGPGEEDDLDEDDSMPSPYLDRPILEKHVSEGGSNLGVNYAVASMQGWRAQMEDAHTCMPQLRGELTDWGYFAVFDGHAGTTVAQYCARNLLDHILATGGIKASEDPDQVKEGIREGFLDIDRHMHKLARQDNWDRSGSTAAGVMISPRHIYFINCGDSRTLLCHNGQVVFYTEDHKPFNPREKERIQNAGGSVTLQRVNGSLAVSRALGDFDFKEVDWRPQTEQLVSPEPEVYELERTPGDEFLILACDGVWDAIGNEELCAFVRSRLQVCDDLREICTQVIDLCLYKGSLDNISIILVCFPGAPQVSQEALQQEAELEQQIDVKVEEILQMMRSREEDPDLLYVIKFLAAEEMPGLPPGGGITSKRDCIISAYQKHVMALRSQEPMDIEGSEEDSN, encoded by the exons ATGAGGACGGCCAGGCGAGCCAGCAATGTGGAGGTGCCCTCCTTCCTCCGTCAGCtggtcaaagagacagagaagatgGTCACCTTCTTCTTCAAAGGAGGATCCAGGGAAACGGGGCCCGGAGAGGAGGACGATCTGGATGAGGACGACTCGATGCCGAGCCCCTACCTGGACAGACCCATCCTGGAGAAGCACGTGTCGGAGGGGGGATCCAATTTGGGGGTGAACTATGCTGTGGCGAGCATGCAGGGCTGGAGGGCTCAGATGGAGGACGCTCACACCTGCATGCCCCAGCTGAGAGGAGAGCTGACGGACTGGGGAtactttgctgtttttgatgGACATGCAGGCACCACAGTGGCACAGTACTGTGCCAGAAACCTGCTGGATCACATCCTGGCTACAG GTGGGATCAAAGCAAGCGAGGACCCCGACCAGGTGAAGGAGGGGATCCGTGAAGGCTTCCTCGACATCGATCGccacatgcacaaactggctCGCCAGGACAACTGGGACAGAAGCGGCTCGACTGCAGCCGGCGTCATGATCTCACCGCGCCACATTTACTTCATCAACTGCGGAGACTCGCGCACGTTGCTCTGCCACAATGGCCAGGTGGTCTTCTACACCGAAGACCACAAGCCCTTCAACCCCAGAGAAAAGGAGCGCATCCAGAATGCCGGCGGCTCGGTGACCCTGCAGAGGGTCAACGGCTCGCTGGCCGTCTCCAGAGCACTGGGAGACTTTGACTTCAAGGAGGTGGACTGGAGGCCGCAGACGGAGCAGCTGGTGTCGCCGGAGCCGGAAGTGTACGAGCTGGAGAGGACGCCTGGAGATGAGTTCCTCATTCTGGCGTGTGACGGCGTTTGGGATGCCATCGGGAATGAGGAACTGTGTGCATTTGTGCGCAGTCGGCTGCAGGTGTGCGACGACCTGAGAGAGATCTGCACCCAAGTCATTGACCTCTGCCTCTATAAG GGCAGCTTGGATAACATCAGCATCATCCTTGTCTGCTTCCCTGGCGCCCCCCAGGTGTCCCAGGAGGCACTGCAgcaggaggcagagctggagcAACAGATTGATGTGAAAGTGGAAG AAATTCTCCAGATGATGCGGTCCAGAGAAGAGGACCCCGACCTTCTGTATGTGATTAAATTCCTGGCAGCTGAGGAGATGCCTGGACTCCCACCAGGAGGAGGCATCACCAGCAA GCGAGACTGTATCATCTCAGCATATCAGAAACATGTCATGGCTCTGAGGAGTCAGGAGCCGATG GACATCGAAGGATCAGAGGAGGACTCCAACTAA